From a single Drosophila sulfurigaster albostrigata strain 15112-1811.04 chromosome 3, ASM2355843v2, whole genome shotgun sequence genomic region:
- the LOC133840086 gene encoding peptidyl-prolyl cis-trans isomerase E isoform X1, giving the protein MSNDKRTVYVGGLTDEVTERLLNNAFIPFGDIADIQMPVDYESQKHRGFAFIEYENYEDAASAIYNMNDSELCGRTIRVNLAKPVRVKEDSFKPVWADDDWLQKHAGATLPTDGEPEADKDKVETPSTGPAVIEKSEKRNPQVFFDIRIGGNDAGRIVMLLRADVVPKTAENFRQLCTHEQGYGYKGCTFHRIIPEFMCQGGDFTNNNGTGGKSIYGKKFDDENFSLKHNSFGTLSMANSGPNTNGSQFFICTTKTDWLDNKHVVFGHVISGADVVRKMERCGNKSGTPSQKIIIYACGELK; this is encoded by the exons ATGTCGAATGATAAGCGCACTGTGTATGTGGGTGGTTTAACCGATGAGGTAACGGAAAGGCTATTGAACAATGCATTTATACCATTCGGCGACATTGCGGATATACAAATGCCGGTCGACTACGAGTCACAAAAGCATCGaggatttgcttttattgagtACGAGAACTATGAAGATGCCGCCTCTGCCATTTACAATAtg AACGACTCAGAACTATGTGGACGCACGATTCGCGTAAATCTAGCAAAGCCTGTGCGTGTCAAGGAAGACAGCTTTAAGCCGGTTTGGGCGGATGATGACTGGCTACAGAAGCATGCAGGCGCCACATTGCCAACCGATGGCGAGCCTGAAGCAGACAAGGACAAGGTGGAGACACCATCGACGGGTCCGGCCGTAATTGAAAAGTCTGAGAAGCGAAATCCACAGGTGTTCTTTGACATACGAATTGGTGGCAACGATGCCGGACGCATTGTGATGCTGCTGCGAGCAGATGTTGTTCCCAAGACCGCAGAGAACTTCCGCCAGCTCTGCACGCATGAACAGGGCTATGGATACAAGGGCTGCACCTTCCACCGTATCATTCCAGAATTC ATGTGCCAAGGCGGAGATTTTACCAATAACAATGGTACCGGTGGCAAATCCATTTACGGCAAGAAGTTTGACGATGAGAACTTTAGCTTGAAACACAACAGTTTCGGCACTCTATCCATGGCGAATTCTGGTCCAAATACAAATGGATCGCAGTTTTTTATATGCACAACAAA AACAGACTGGCTGGATAACAAGCACGTGGTCTTTGGACATGTCATCAGTGGAGCGGATGTTGTGCGCAAGATGGAACGCTGCGGCAATAAATCTGGAACCCCATCACagaaaataatcatttatGCTTGCGGCGAACTGAAATAA
- the LOC133840086 gene encoding peptidyl-prolyl cis-trans isomerase E isoform X2, which yields MSNDKRTVYVGGLTDEVTERLLNNAFIPFGDIADIQMPVDYESQKHRGFAFIEYENYEDAASAIYNMNDSELCGRTIRVNLAKPVRVKEDSFKPVWADDDWLQKHAGATLPTDGEPEADKDKVETPSTGPAVIEKSEKRNPQVFFDIRIGGNDAGRIVMLLRADVVPKTAENFRQLCTHEQGYGYKGCTFHRIIPEFMCQGGDFTNNNGTGGKSIYGKKFDDENFSLKHNSFGTLSMANSGPNTNGSQFFICTTKLAG from the exons ATGTCGAATGATAAGCGCACTGTGTATGTGGGTGGTTTAACCGATGAGGTAACGGAAAGGCTATTGAACAATGCATTTATACCATTCGGCGACATTGCGGATATACAAATGCCGGTCGACTACGAGTCACAAAAGCATCGaggatttgcttttattgagtACGAGAACTATGAAGATGCCGCCTCTGCCATTTACAATAtg AACGACTCAGAACTATGTGGACGCACGATTCGCGTAAATCTAGCAAAGCCTGTGCGTGTCAAGGAAGACAGCTTTAAGCCGGTTTGGGCGGATGATGACTGGCTACAGAAGCATGCAGGCGCCACATTGCCAACCGATGGCGAGCCTGAAGCAGACAAGGACAAGGTGGAGACACCATCGACGGGTCCGGCCGTAATTGAAAAGTCTGAGAAGCGAAATCCACAGGTGTTCTTTGACATACGAATTGGTGGCAACGATGCCGGACGCATTGTGATGCTGCTGCGAGCAGATGTTGTTCCCAAGACCGCAGAGAACTTCCGCCAGCTCTGCACGCATGAACAGGGCTATGGATACAAGGGCTGCACCTTCCACCGTATCATTCCAGAATTC ATGTGCCAAGGCGGAGATTTTACCAATAACAATGGTACCGGTGGCAAATCCATTTACGGCAAGAAGTTTGACGATGAGAACTTTAGCTTGAAACACAACAGTTTCGGCACTCTATCCATGGCGAATTCTGGTCCAAATACAAATGGATCGCAGTTTTTTATATGCACAACAAA ACTGGCTGGATAA
- the LOC133840088 gene encoding serine palmitoyltransferase small subunit B, with the protein MYGKLSEKYAKFKRYVKWLYVLYELNTQIAICEPWEKVFCHVLLSSCISLILYATYAYVPSYCLLLVSYLMPISSNTNRTSHYVCPQSEAGICSSSQSYLT; encoded by the exons ATGTATGGGAAATTGTCGGAGAAATATGCGAAATTCAAGCGATACGTAAAATGGCTTTATGTTCTCTATGAACTCAACACACAGATTGCCATTTGCGAGCCATGGGAGAAGGTGTTTTGCC ACGTACTTCTCAGTAGTTGTATATCCCTGATACTGTATGCCACCTACGCCTACGTGCCCAGCTATTGTCTGCTGCTGGTCAGTTACTTGATGCCCATTTCGAGCAATACGAATCGGACTAGTCACTATGTGTGTCCGCAATCAGAAGCCGGAATATGCAGTAGCAGTCAATCTTATCTTACGTAA
- the LOC133842092 gene encoding lysozyme P-like — MEKKVVLVLFALLLGGTAQGQRILDRCTLAIEMDRLGVPRQDLAAWVFIADILSSYQTHAISPKNADGSRNYGLFQFSSKYWCKSTDTYSSNHCKISCDSLLTDNIKASVDCAVLVKKMEGWTPWQAAYDKFASVEAKMTSVEDCFEVRMTNDTVRATSRMTLTEQRECLNFVDYKPEFEF, encoded by the coding sequence ATGGAGAAGAAAGTTGtgcttgttttatttgctctgCTCCTAGGTGGCACAGCCCAAGGTCAAAGGATACTCGATCGTTGTACCCTGGCTATTGAAATGGATCGACTAGGAGTACCGCGACAGGATTTAGCAGCCTGGGTTTTTATTGCAGACATTCTGAGTAGCTATCAAACTCACGCAATTAGTCCAAAAAATGCCGATGGCAGCCGAAACTATGGTTTATTTCAATTCAGTAGCAAGTATTGGTGCAAATCGACGGACACTTACTCATCAAATCACTGCAAAATCAGCTGTGATAGTCTATTGACGGACAACATTAAAGCAAGTGTGGATTGTGCTGTGCTAGTGAAGAAAATGGAAGGTTGGACACCATGGCAAGCGGCTTATGACAAATTCGCATCAGTGGAGGCGAAAATGACGAGTGTTGAAGACTGCTTTGAAGTGAGAATGACCAATGACACCGTGAGAGCTACTTCCAGAATGACTTTAACTGAACAAAGAGAGTGCTTAAATTTTGTCGACTACAAGCCTGAGTTTGAGTTTTGA